One window from the genome of Desulfovibrio sp. encodes:
- a CDS encoding ABC transporter ATP-binding protein: MRIELVDIVKQFGSLRVVDKVSLTIGDGEFFTLLGPSGCGKTTLLRMIAGFSDPDSGDILFGGKSVLSLPAHRRNTGMVFQNYALFPHMTVFDNVAYGMEARKLPRDTINKRVMEILDSVQLLDLRGRYPRQLSGGQQQRVALARALVIRPDVLLMDEPLSNLDAKLRVTMREEIRHIQQHLGITTIYVTHDQEEAMAVSDRVAIFYNGSLQQVADPQGIYFSPANRFTAEFMGSCNILEMTPLSWNGEQGLARMLCGGVEFEVAMHNSHGVSHAEMHDQAPVQPRLHERVSVMLRPDWIHEVLPDTPAQNVFTGHVHEVMFLGTVVVYQVAALGTLLRVDVPALDCGNFKKVGEAITLCFSPTSPVKVNA, from the coding sequence GTTGTGGACAAGGTCAGTCTGACCATTGGCGACGGCGAATTTTTTACTCTGCTGGGCCCCAGCGGTTGTGGTAAAACCACGCTGCTGCGCATGATTGCCGGGTTTAGCGACCCTGACAGCGGTGATATCCTTTTTGGGGGCAAGTCGGTACTTTCGCTGCCTGCCCACCGGCGCAATACGGGCATGGTTTTTCAAAATTATGCCCTGTTTCCGCATATGACTGTTTTTGACAATGTGGCCTACGGCATGGAGGCCCGAAAACTACCGCGTGATACCATCAACAAACGGGTCATGGAAATTCTTGACTCTGTGCAACTGCTCGATCTGCGCGGCAGATACCCCCGGCAGCTCTCTGGCGGGCAGCAGCAGCGCGTTGCCCTGGCCCGCGCCCTTGTTATTCGGCCCGATGTGCTGCTTATGGACGAACCCTTGTCCAATCTTGATGCCAAGCTGCGCGTCACCATGCGGGAAGAAATTCGCCATATTCAGCAACACCTAGGTATAACAACAATATATGTGACGCATGATCAGGAAGAAGCCATGGCCGTCTCCGACAGGGTGGCCATTTTTTATAATGGCAGCCTGCAACAGGTGGCTGATCCGCAGGGCATATATTTTTCGCCTGCCAACAGGTTTACGGCAGAATTCATGGGCTCGTGCAATATTCTGGAAATGACCCCATTGTCATGGAACGGCGAGCAGGGCCTTGCCCGCATGCTGTGCGGCGGGGTGGAGTTTGAGGTGGCCATGCACAATTCTCACGGCGTCAGCCATGCAGAGATGCATGACCAGGCCCCAGTGCAACCCCGGCTGCATGAGCGAGTGAGCGTGATGCTTCGCCCGGACTGGATACACGAGGTGCTGCCCGATACCCCCGCGCAGAATGTTTTTACCGGGCATGTGCATGAGGTCATGTTTTTGGGCACAGTGGTGGTGTATCAGGTTGCCGCCCTTGGCACCCTGCTGCGGGTGGATGTTCCCGCTCTGGACTGCGGAAATTTCAAAAAGGTTGGCGAAGCCATTACGCTTTGCTTTTCGCCGACCAGCCCGGTCAAGGTGAACGCATGA